One Desulfurococcaceae archaeon genomic window carries:
- a CDS encoding S-methyl-5'-thioadenosine phosphorylase gives MLVVPPVKAEIGIIGGSGLYELPGIEKVQEFKVYTPYGMPSDNVIVGELKGRKVAFLARHGRGHRIPPHRVNYRANIWALKALGVKWVISVSAVGSLREDYAPGDFVVPDQFIDMTKGIRPHTFFEGGIVAHVSMADPFCDHLRRTIIAVARGLPEIRLHEKGTYLCIEGPRFSTRAESRVWKDVFKADIIGMTLVPEINLACEAQLCYATIAMITDYDVWAEKPVTAEEVIKTMNENVSKVKRLLPHIIERLPSEPDEKQCSCCKSLETALV, from the coding sequence TTGCTCGTCGTCCCGCCAGTTAAAGCCGAGATAGGCATAATTGGCGGTAGCGGGCTGTACGAATTACCCGGTATAGAGAAGGTGCAAGAGTTTAAAGTATACACGCCTTACGGCATGCCTAGCGATAATGTAATAGTAGGCGAGCTGAAAGGCCGTAAGGTCGCGTTCCTGGCGAGGCATGGTAGAGGGCATCGAATACCCCCTCACAGAGTGAACTACAGGGCAAATATATGGGCATTAAAGGCCCTGGGAGTCAAGTGGGTCATTTCCGTTTCCGCCGTAGGAAGCCTTAGAGAGGACTACGCTCCAGGAGACTTCGTGGTACCCGACCAGTTCATAGATATGACTAAAGGCATCAGGCCTCACACCTTCTTCGAGGGGGGAATAGTAGCGCACGTCAGCATGGCAGACCCGTTCTGCGATCACCTTAGAAGAACTATCATAGCGGTGGCGAGGGGACTTCCCGAGATCAGGCTACACGAGAAGGGCACATACCTCTGCATAGAGGGGCCCAGGTTCAGTACCCGGGCTGAAAGCAGGGTTTGGAAAGACGTGTTCAAAGCAGACATCATCGGAATGACGCTCGTGCCTGAAATAAACTTAGCGTGCGAAGCACAGCTCTGCTACGCGACGATAGCCATGATTACGGACTACGATGTTTGGGCGGAGAAGCCGGTTACAGCCGAAGAGGTTATTAAGACGATGAACGAGAACGTGTCCAAGGTCAAGAGGCTCCTACCCCACATAATTGAGCGATTACCGAGTGAGCCGGATGAAAAGCAATGCAGCTGTTGCAAAAGCTTAGAGACAGCGCTGGTTTAG
- a CDS encoding RimK family alpha-L-glutamate ligase → MKIAVVEYRKNPPVTAQELIDAVKRSGHVPVYLRAHMLDARITGKGVEIYYGSEIVNVDAALLRNIGLFLNLDTFIKRLGVLEALANEVPVVNNPTATLIARDKWRCLLRLYLNDLPVPETLVTENPFSAMRFTMEKKVVVYKPLMGSLGLGSTLISDPDLSFHVTRSLKNLGLPSYYQVYLEKPGYDYRVFVVGNTVIGAMKRVSSSWKTNIAQGATGIPVSEKEEPEPFNLALKATKTLGLDYAGVDIAFDTKTSKYYILEVNAFPHWEGLRRATGVSPPDIIVNYLISKVKR, encoded by the coding sequence GTGAAGATAGCCGTAGTCGAGTATAGGAAGAACCCCCCAGTAACCGCTCAGGAGCTAATCGATGCCGTTAAGAGAAGCGGCCACGTGCCAGTTTACTTAAGAGCACACATGCTAGATGCCAGGATAACTGGTAAGGGCGTTGAAATATACTATGGAAGCGAAATAGTTAACGTAGACGCCGCCCTACTGAGGAACATCGGGCTATTCCTAAACTTAGATACATTCATCAAGAGGTTGGGCGTTCTAGAGGCTTTAGCTAACGAAGTGCCCGTGGTGAACAACCCCACGGCCACGCTAATTGCGAGAGATAAGTGGAGGTGTCTTTTAAGACTTTACCTAAACGACTTACCGGTACCCGAAACACTGGTAACCGAGAATCCGTTCTCCGCCATGAGGTTTACAATGGAGAAGAAGGTCGTGGTCTATAAGCCCCTGATGGGTAGCCTGGGACTCGGAAGTACGTTAATTAGCGATCCAGACCTTTCATTCCATGTCACGCGGAGTCTAAAAAACCTGGGTTTACCGAGCTACTACCAGGTTTACCTCGAGAAACCAGGTTACGACTATAGGGTCTTCGTCGTTGGAAACACCGTTATAGGCGCCATGAAGAGGGTTAGCAGTAGCTGGAAAACCAACATAGCCCAAGGCGCCACGGGTATTCCGGTCTCCGAGAAGGAGGAGCCCGAGCCCTTTAACCTAGCACTAAAGGCCACGAAGACCCTCGGACTGGACTACGCGGGGGTGGACATAGCATTCGACACCAAGACGTCGAAATACTACATTTTAGAGGTAAATGCCTTTCCCCACTGGGAGGGGTTAAGGAGAGCCACCGGGGTAAGCCCTCCAGACATAATTGTCAATTACCTGATAAGTAAGGTGAAGCGCTGA